The Zootoca vivipara chromosome 5, rZooViv1.1, whole genome shotgun sequence genome includes the window TGTGGAAAACGTGCGCCGCCAAGTCGTCACTCAGTGTCCAAGAACCCATTTTTGGGGGCTGTTAGGATTAAGTTCTCCGAAGGTCGATAGGAAAGAGAGGACATCTTTGTCGTGAAACTAGCGTGTCTGACATTGTGGGGGCTGTATTTCAGAAGCTGGAGGAAATATTTCCTGAAGTTCTTTCCAAAAAAGCCATAAAAGAGGGGATTCAGGCAGTTGTTAAAATACGCTAAGCAGATCGTGAAAGGCATTGCTGTATCCACAATGTCGATGATATTACAATCGGTGATCACACTGAGTTGAATCAGCACATCCAGAAAAGTGAATATTTGATGAGGAAcccaagaaaaaaagaagaaaaggacaaTTGCAACAATCATCTTGAAAATATCATCGTTTCTGGTCTTGTTTTTCTGAATCTGGTATGCTTTCTTCAGGGCTTTCCAGATTAATATATAGCTTGTTAAAATGATCACGAAGGGGATCAAGAACCCTAGCATGTTCTTCGATAAGCCCAATCCAACTTTGAGTGTTGTGCCGTTGGTTGTGTTGGAGGGGGTCTGATACCGAAAAGCACATACtgttatattttcattttcaattaAGTATACGGTACGGTGGATAATCACAGGCAAGCTGGCAAGTGCCGCCATCAGCCAGATGACAATGCAAGTTACCCGGGCAACGAGCATCGTGCGCTGAAGACGGGACTTCATTGGGTGCACAATTGCCAAGTAACGGTCAATGCTGAGGCACGTCAGGAGAAACACGCTGGCATACAGGTTGAAGGTTGCTGCAGCCGAAGCTAACTTGCACAAGCCACTGCCAAAAGGCCAGCGGTATTGCATGGCGGCGTTGGCCGCCCACAATGGCAAAGTCACGAGGAAACACAAATCAGCCAGCGCTAAGTTGAACAGAAAGACACTTGCCACAGTTTTCAGCTTCATGAAGAAGTAAATAACAATCACCACCAAACTGTTTCCGAATATAcctatgatgaagatgatggtgtAAACAGTTGGAACAACAATTAGCATGTAGTTGTGCCTTCCCAGTGAGGGGCATTCCACGTGAATTCTTTTCACAGTCTCTTCTGTAGACATATTTAGGAGCATCTTTATAAGTTCAGGTAGAGGCTCTTTGGAAAACTAATTCCAGGCTCATCTGGGGAAGAAAAATGAGAATATTATCACTACTGTTTTGCctttatatttaaatattgttttgGGGGAAGGACTTGCTCAACAGTTTCTTAACTGCAATTATGGTAGATGTTTAATACTCTAACTACATTTTCATGAATTCCATATTCCGGAGAAGCCTGCATTATGGTCCAAATATTTAACCTAGTACTTTGATTTCAATTAGCATAAGTTATGTCACTTGGGTAGGGCCCAATGCTCACTGGAATAGCACAtggttctaggttcaatccctgacaacagttgtcttttttaaaaaaagaataagagcagattcacactatacatttaaagcactatcacaCCATtggctatgactgtttaaaggcttctcccaaagaattctgggagctgtagtttgttaagtgtgctgagagttgttaggggactcTTATCTCCCATCTGcggagttacaattctcagagtttcctgggaaaagagattgattgttaaactgagAATGGTAGCTCTGCAGATGGGAGAtaggggtcccctaacaactctcagcaaatgGCTCCATAGCTTTGCAACTTGTGGAAGAAGAGAACTCCTGTAAGTTGGAATCACTAAAATGACATTTAGGGGGCAAGTTTATTCTTCTCCTCCATTGGTCCCCCACCCAGTCTTCATTTCCATAAAGCACACACATAGAGAGACTAAATAGTAATGGTGGGTTACCCAACAATGTTATTGTATTCCACTCTGTCACAGATCCACACCACAACAATAGTGGGAAAGGGTGTTTGCTACTTGTTACATTCGTGAAGCACTTCTCAGTATTGCACTGCATGTCTGCCTCCTGCCCTTAGGTTGGTACATCAAACTGGAATCCAGGCATTAAGAGCTATGCTTTAGATCGAGGATGGGAGAACTGTGACCTTCCATGTGTTGTTGAGCTATCAttctcatcatccttgatcagtagccatgctggctggggctggtggaagttggagtccaccaacatctgtagggccacaggttcccaatccttgtttagaacaattttataTCAATTGTAATGACTTCTTGAATTTAGGTATATTAATGTTTTCTTGCATTCTACAAGAACAAGGGACTGACCCAatgcttttttccccctgggggtacGTAGGGATACGCATacttctaaacattttgtgaatctaagtttggcctcattgaggggcagtatttcaatatgagtaggaaaatgaagaagaaaaaaaagaggactgggcagacGTAAGCAACCTGAACATTACATCATGAAAGATGAATGAAATGTTGTTCTTTCCACTGCATTATCTTATCAATGTAAATGCCCAATATAGCACAACTGCTAGATCCCAGACATCTTGGTGTTCTGTTTAGCTCATATTATGGATCAAAAGTCAGGATCTGAGTAACATTCATAGGCTATGTTTTGGCTGCTCATTGGAGACCAAGACAAACAACACAATTAAATATGTTTTTAGTGAATCACTTAAGAGGTCGTCTTGGATCATGGAAGTTTAATAGCTGTTAATGAAAACAAAACCTCTTGGCATTCAGAAACTTGTCTATCTGAACTTACATAGATCTCTTGCCAAAAGTTAATTTGTGTCTGATTAGCAAGCATATTGGCTTTATTCTTAAACTCACTTTGGGTATGCTAAGCCACTATGATTAAAATAAATATGAGCCAAAATCAATGAACCAAACATGTTTTCTTGCTGATTGTAATGGAATAACAGTATGAAGAAATTGTATATTTGGAGTGTGTAGCCTGCAACAGAAAAGTAGTTAGTTGTTCCtttggcagaagcagcagccatgtATTGTGAACTCACATAAGATCTGTTCACATGACATCATACACCCTATAATCACATTCCTGGTTGGTGCAGGTTCAGAAGGGTCTTTTGAATAGTTAATAGGTACAAACTGAGTTTTACAGGATCCCAGAATGTGTGGACCGATcctctagaccagtgatggccaacttggccctccagctgttttgggactacaacttctgtcttgggcccagtcttgttcaacatctttatcaatgacttggatgatgggcttgagggcatcctgagcaagtttgcagatgacaccaaattgggaggggtggctaacaccccagaggacaggatcacacttcagaatgaccttaacagattagacaactgggccaaagcaaacaagatgaattttaacaaggagaaatgtaaagtactacacttgggccatTAATTTTTATGGATTTAGTTAGTTGATAAGTTAGTTGAACACCACCCTTAGAATTGCCTAACTGGAGCACTGGTTGAAGCTACGGTATATTTATTCTTCGGCCATGGCTACTTGTTGTTTAATTGACAAATTGTGGGGGTGCAGTCTTGCAAAAGAGCATGTTTACTCTGAATATCTGCAATGACTCCTGGATATAATTCCATTATAGCAAAAGTGTTGTTTCACAGAGGGCGAGTGCCACAGAATGCACTCATATTAGCTAAATATCATTCAGTTTCTTAGGAATTGCACTAACACTGAATACCTAATTATGTGTAACTGAATATCAAACTTTTGTCAAGGACTACAATTTAATTTCCCATATTCATGGGAAATTTGACTGTAAATTATAGTTTAGGCACCTCTCAGAAAGAATCTTTGTTATTTctttgaagttttaaaagttAAGGCAGATATTTTAAACAGAGGTTTCTCAAGATAATATTTCCTGCTTTGAAGAAAGAAAGCAATATACTGACCACTGAAGGTCCCATTTTAGGGTTTTTAAACATGTGCAACATTTTACACATCCCAGTGCCAAAATTACTAGCCTCATTATTAATCAGTATTGCCTTTCAGTTTGccacaaaaaagaataaaaagaattgCCTTTCGGTGAATCATAAGGCTGCCATCACA containing:
- the AGTR1 gene encoding type-1 angiotensin II receptor, with the protein product MLLNMSTEETVKRIHVECPSLGRHNYMLIVVPTVYTIIFIIGIFGNSLVVIVIYFFMKLKTVASVFLFNLALADLCFLVTLPLWAANAAMQYRWPFGSGLCKLASAAATFNLYASVFLLTCLSIDRYLAIVHPMKSRLQRTMLVARVTCIVIWLMAALASLPVIIHRTVYLIENENITVCAFRYQTPSNTTNGTTLKVGLGLSKNMLGFLIPFVIILTSYILIWKALKKAYQIQKNKTRNDDIFKMIVAIVLFFFFSWVPHQIFTFLDVLIQLSVITDCNIIDIVDTAMPFTICLAYFNNCLNPLFYGFFGKNFRKYFLQLLKYSPHNVRHASFTTKMSSLSYRPSENLILTAPKNGFLDTE